From one Shewanella sp. GD04112 genomic stretch:
- a CDS encoding TonB-dependent siderophore receptor produces the protein MMQKTLLASLIASFLFVPGTYASEDKSATNIEVISIKGSRLDKAATATGLPLTLRETPQSVTIIDQEFIQSFSLDSVADLMFLTPGVYAQKAETNRYFFSSRGNPITNFQFDGVPVNYSSFFNDASTDTILFDRVEVVRGATGLLTGAGEPSAAINLIRKRPKASPGGYVSAKVGSWDSYRVEGDASVDVTDSGTVQARFAAAYEKSDSYIDLAEDENLQIYGVITARLSDNTLFTLGADYSDRDPKGSTWGGIPLFYADGSLANDLPRSTTTAASWSSWQRNGANVFATLEHDFDNNWDLKFDVEHREDEMDGHLLYLYGAPDKTTGLGMKSSAMIYQSTRKQDAARLFASGPFELFGREHKLTAGLLYSKQDTTADSYYPLNSLSIGNFFEWDGSIAEPNYPSTPIYQKGEETQKGAYLATQINLHDQWMLLLGGRISQYKFESNAADDYNNSDVFTPYAGLIYNLNDSISIYTSYTEIFQPQDAKDANNKRLDPMTGNNIELGAKGDFFDEKLTASVAVFKVQKENVAERDPNYPTPLPDGSYPMRGVDGTSNQGYEVELNGKPTENWDLFFSYTYSKSEDQDGAAFSTHLPKDLVRLSSLYHFDGALADLTVGGNLSWQSKIYKDKAGPNGERSEQDSYYLVNLMTSYQLTDDAKVQLNINNLFDKKYYSSIDFYNQGFFGEPRKIELNLSYNF, from the coding sequence ATGATGCAAAAAACGCTGTTAGCGTCACTCATTGCGAGTTTTTTATTCGTACCAGGCACCTATGCCAGTGAAGACAAGTCCGCGACCAATATTGAGGTCATTAGTATCAAGGGGAGTCGATTAGACAAGGCCGCAACGGCAACAGGTTTACCCTTAACTCTTAGGGAAACTCCGCAATCAGTCACTATTATCGATCAAGAGTTTATTCAGAGTTTTTCACTTGATAGTGTTGCCGATTTAATGTTTTTAACCCCAGGGGTTTATGCTCAAAAAGCTGAAACTAATCGCTATTTCTTTAGTTCCCGTGGTAATCCCATTACTAATTTTCAGTTTGATGGCGTGCCCGTTAACTATTCGAGTTTCTTTAATGACGCTTCAACCGACACCATATTATTTGATCGCGTAGAGGTTGTTCGTGGTGCAACCGGACTGTTAACGGGGGCGGGTGAACCATCGGCGGCCATTAACCTTATCCGTAAACGGCCTAAAGCTTCACCTGGTGGTTATGTCAGCGCCAAAGTCGGTTCGTGGGATAGCTACCGTGTTGAAGGCGATGCCTCTGTTGATGTGACAGATAGTGGTACTGTGCAGGCTCGTTTTGCTGCTGCCTATGAAAAATCAGATAGTTACATTGATCTTGCCGAAGATGAAAACCTCCAAATTTATGGTGTTATAACGGCAAGACTCAGCGACAATACCTTATTTACCCTAGGTGCCGATTACAGTGATCGTGACCCTAAAGGCTCAACTTGGGGTGGTATCCCGCTATTTTATGCCGATGGCAGCTTAGCCAATGACCTACCTCGCTCGACCACAACGGCTGCCTCTTGGTCGAGTTGGCAACGGAATGGTGCGAATGTCTTTGCCACGCTTGAACATGATTTTGATAATAATTGGGACCTTAAATTTGACGTTGAACATCGTGAAGATGAGATGGACGGCCACTTGCTGTATCTCTATGGTGCGCCGGATAAAACGACTGGCTTAGGTATGAAATCATCGGCGATGATCTACCAATCGACCCGTAAACAAGATGCCGCACGACTCTTTGCCTCAGGGCCATTTGAGCTCTTTGGCCGTGAGCATAAATTGACTGCGGGTTTATTGTATTCTAAGCAAGATACGACTGCAGATTCCTATTATCCATTGAATAGTTTAAGTATTGGTAACTTCTTCGAATGGGATGGCTCAATTGCCGAACCTAATTATCCATCGACGCCAATTTATCAGAAAGGGGAGGAAACTCAAAAAGGGGCCTATCTCGCGACCCAAATTAATTTACATGATCAATGGATGTTGTTACTGGGTGGCCGTATTAGCCAATATAAATTTGAATCAAACGCGGCTGATGACTACAACAATAGCGATGTTTTTACACCTTATGCTGGCCTTATATACAACCTGAACGATAGCATCTCGATTTACACCAGTTATACCGAAATTTTCCAACCACAGGATGCAAAAGACGCGAACAATAAGCGCTTAGATCCGATGACGGGGAACAATATTGAATTGGGGGCGAAAGGGGATTTCTTCGATGAGAAACTGACTGCCAGTGTTGCCGTTTTTAAAGTGCAAAAAGAAAATGTGGCAGAACGTGACCCAAATTATCCCACGCCTTTACCCGATGGTAGCTACCCAATGCGTGGAGTGGACGGAACCAGTAACCAAGGTTATGAAGTTGAGCTAAACGGTAAACCAACAGAAAATTGGGATCTGTTTTTCAGCTATACCTACAGCAAATCAGAAGATCAGGATGGAGCGGCTTTTAGCACTCACTTACCTAAAGATTTGGTGCGTTTATCCTCACTTTATCACTTTGATGGTGCACTCGCGGATTTAACCGTTGGCGGTAACTTAAGCTGGCAGAGTAAAATTTACAAAGATAAAGCGGGTCCTAATGGCGAGCGCTCAGAGCAAGACAGCTATTATCTAGTCAACCTGATGACAAGCTATCAATTGACGGATGATGCTAAAGTTCAGCTAAATATTAATAACTTATTTGATAAAAAATATTACTCCAGCATTGATTTTTACAATCAAGGTTTCTTCGGTGAACCTCGAAAGATTGAGTTAAACCTAAGTTACAACTTTTAA
- the ggt gene encoding gamma-glutamyltransferase: MRRAGPFKPLILAIAMALPLLSSPTLHAEEPSIFSQMATAQPVWAKHGMVASQETLASRTGIEILKQGGNAVDAAVAVAFSLAVTLPRAGNIGGGGFMLVHLAKENKTIAIDYREMAPSKAKKDIFLDENGDAVTKLSREHGLAVGVPGTVMGMSLALEKYGTMTMAQVTAPAIKMAQEGISVTPDLAVSLAGLKRRMSQWPSTAAIFYKADGSDYQVDDILKQPELAHSLQLIAEKGTKGFYEGETAEKLVKAVQDAGGIMTLADLQHYKAVEREPVRGQYRGYEVVSMPPPSSGGVHIIEMLNVLQQFPIDQFGHNTAQTIHVMAETMKHAYADRSEYLGDPDFYKVPVKQLTNKDYAQKIASQIALNKTTPSTEIKPGNLAPYESDQTTHFSVVDKWGNAVSNTYTLNFSYGSGLVAKGTGILLNNEMDDFSAKPGTPNGYGLVGGDANAVEGNKRPLSSMSPTIVMKDGKPFLVTGSPGGSRIITTTLQIIMNVIDHGLNIAEASNAARVHHQWLPDELRVETSLNRDTISLLEAKGHKVKVQSAMGSTQSIMVTEQGIFGATDPRHSGSEAVGY, from the coding sequence ATGCGCCGCGCAGGACCTTTTAAACCTCTTATTCTCGCCATCGCCATGGCACTGCCTTTGTTGTCTTCGCCCACTCTCCATGCTGAAGAGCCTTCGATTTTCAGCCAAATGGCCACGGCACAACCCGTATGGGCAAAGCATGGCATGGTCGCCAGCCAAGAAACCCTGGCCAGTCGCACAGGCATCGAAATTTTGAAGCAAGGCGGTAATGCCGTCGATGCAGCTGTGGCGGTCGCATTCAGTTTAGCCGTGACCTTACCCCGCGCAGGCAATATTGGCGGCGGCGGCTTTATGCTCGTCCATCTGGCCAAAGAAAACAAAACTATCGCCATCGATTACCGTGAAATGGCGCCGTCAAAGGCGAAAAAAGATATTTTCCTCGATGAGAATGGCGATGCGGTGACTAAATTAAGCCGTGAACATGGCCTTGCAGTTGGCGTGCCCGGCACTGTGATGGGCATGAGTTTAGCCCTTGAAAAATATGGCACTATGACCATGGCACAAGTCACGGCGCCCGCCATCAAAATGGCGCAGGAAGGGATTAGTGTGACCCCAGATCTGGCGGTATCCCTCGCAGGCTTAAAACGCCGCATGAGCCAATGGCCCAGCACGGCAGCCATCTTCTATAAGGCCGACGGCAGCGACTACCAAGTGGATGATATTTTAAAGCAGCCAGAACTTGCCCACTCCCTGCAACTTATCGCAGAGAAAGGCACCAAAGGGTTCTACGAAGGTGAAACCGCAGAGAAACTGGTTAAGGCCGTGCAAGACGCTGGCGGCATCATGACCTTAGCGGACTTACAACACTACAAAGCCGTCGAGCGTGAACCCGTTCGCGGTCAATACCGTGGATATGAGGTGGTTTCTATGCCACCGCCATCCTCAGGTGGCGTGCACATTATCGAAATGCTCAATGTGCTGCAGCAGTTCCCAATCGATCAATTCGGCCACAATACGGCGCAAACCATTCATGTCATGGCCGAAACCATGAAGCATGCCTACGCCGATCGCAGCGAGTATTTAGGCGATCCCGATTTTTATAAGGTGCCCGTCAAGCAGTTAACCAATAAAGACTACGCTCAAAAGATTGCCAGCCAAATTGCGCTAAACAAAACCACGCCTAGTACCGAAATCAAACCCGGTAATCTAGCGCCCTATGAGAGTGACCAAACCACCCACTTCTCAGTGGTTGATAAATGGGGCAATGCGGTGTCTAACACTTACACCTTAAACTTCAGCTACGGCTCGGGTTTAGTTGCCAAAGGCACGGGCATTTTACTCAATAACGAAATGGATGATTTCTCCGCTAAACCTGGCACCCCTAACGGTTATGGCTTAGTGGGTGGCGATGCCAACGCGGTGGAAGGTAATAAACGCCCGTTGAGTTCAATGAGCCCCACCATAGTGATGAAAGATGGCAAACCTTTCTTAGTGACGGGCAGCCCAGGCGGTTCACGCATCATTACCACCACGCTGCAAATCATTATGAATGTGATTGACCACGGCTTAAACATTGCCGAAGCCAGCAATGCCGCGCGGGTACACCACCAATGGCTACCCGATGAGCTTAGGGTCGAAACCAGCCTGAACCGCGATACCATTTCGTTACTCGAAGCCAAAGGGCATAAGGTGAAAGTGCAATCGGCCATGGGCAGCACCCAATCCATTATGGTGACAGAGCAAGGGATTTTTGGCGCCACCGATCCCCGTCATTCGGGTAGCGAAGCCGTCGGTTACTAA
- a CDS encoding SMI1/KNR4 family protein: MIEYDKIFSWMDKEKPAKEVDIECLKFKTLLPMTQSEIDETNHSHWDHIKDSRQEFDSSKWEIPKGTFPNSFVNFLRWSNGGYFENGERNFSPFFSPAEIRQMLLAYEFPEYMRGAVPFAFDGGGVFYIFDMRKEPADGEYNIYMAGSGALFWEDAVFVAETFNELINGNTAPYE, translated from the coding sequence GTGATTGAGTACGACAAGATATTCAGCTGGATGGATAAAGAGAAACCAGCGAAAGAGGTAGACATCGAATGTCTTAAGTTTAAGACTCTACTGCCTATGACCCAAAGTGAAATAGATGAAACAAATCATTCACATTGGGATCATATAAAAGATAGTAGGCAAGAGTTCGATTCCTCAAAATGGGAGATTCCCAAAGGCACTTTTCCTAATAGCTTCGTTAACTTTTTGCGTTGGTCCAACGGTGGGTATTTTGAAAACGGAGAAAGAAACTTTAGCCCATTTTTCTCACCAGCAGAAATTAGGCAAATGCTTCTTGCCTACGAATTCCCAGAGTATATGCGAGGAGCTGTACCATTTGCATTTGATGGTGGCGGAGTTTTTTATATTTTTGACATGCGCAAAGAACCCGCAGACGGTGAGTATAATATTTATATGGCGGGATCAGGAGCCCTCTTTTGGGAAGATGCAGTTTTTGTCGCTGAGACATTTAATGAATTAATAAATGGAAATACTGCTCCTTATGAGTAA
- a CDS encoding GNAT family N-acetyltransferase: MRQLIFAFASAAQSIDANSWDSLMGKDNPFCQHAYYLSLEQSLSACVATGWRPNHLCVFDATGSELAQELAPDAVIVSQKDAADFIDLPLLALMPLYQKSHSYGEYVFDWAWAQAYERHGLEYYPKLLNAIPFTPVQGRRLGLSPSLSAEEVKQLSRAVFTCLNEQLANADVPISSWHCLFVSSSQQTLFAEASNPTALRRLSTQFHWHNRGYADFDAFLAALTSRKRKNILKERAQLQPYGLQYEFVAGADISRQQWQHFIECYQLTYLKRSGHRGYLTPTFFNMIAERLAEQIVLLVVSDAKGLMIAGALYFSGRNEQGQTCLFGRYWGSIVELEGLHFEACYYQGIEYCIAHGIDIFDAGAQGEHKVLRGFEPVALYSYHNIAHPDFKRAIAHFTEEEAAQIEVYIQQMREVLPYKKGQ; the protein is encoded by the coding sequence ATGAGACAACTCATTTTTGCCTTTGCCAGCGCGGCACAGAGTATTGACGCTAATAGCTGGGATAGCTTGATGGGGAAGGACAATCCCTTCTGCCAGCATGCCTATTATCTCAGCTTAGAGCAGAGTTTGTCAGCCTGTGTAGCTACGGGCTGGCGACCAAATCATTTATGTGTGTTCGACGCAACAGGCAGTGAATTAGCACAAGAATTAGCGCCAGATGCCGTGATTGTGAGCCAAAAAGATGCCGCAGATTTTATCGATTTACCCCTGCTGGCATTGATGCCGCTCTATCAAAAATCCCACTCCTACGGCGAGTATGTGTTTGATTGGGCATGGGCGCAGGCCTATGAGCGTCATGGTCTTGAATATTATCCTAAATTGTTAAATGCCATCCCGTTTACACCGGTGCAGGGGCGGCGGCTGGGGCTATCGCCTTCGCTTTCGGCAGAGGAGGTCAAGCAGCTAAGTCGCGCCGTATTTACGTGCTTAAATGAGCAATTAGCGAACGCGGATGTGCCTATTTCTTCTTGGCATTGCTTATTTGTCTCGTCTTCGCAGCAAACACTATTTGCAGAGGCATCTAATCCCACCGCGCTTCGGCGTTTAAGCACTCAGTTCCATTGGCATAATCGCGGCTATGCGGATTTTGACGCCTTTTTAGCGGCGCTCACCTCCCGTAAGCGCAAGAATATTCTTAAGGAGCGCGCCCAGCTCCAGCCCTATGGTTTGCAATATGAATTTGTCGCGGGAGCGGATATTAGCCGTCAGCAATGGCAGCATTTTATTGAATGTTATCAATTAACCTACCTTAAACGCTCCGGCCATAGGGGGTATTTAACTCCGACGTTTTTTAACATGATTGCCGAGCGATTGGCCGAGCAGATTGTCTTGCTCGTGGTGAGTGATGCGAAAGGGCTGATGATCGCAGGTGCGCTGTATTTTTCGGGCCGCAACGAGCAGGGGCAGACATGCCTGTTTGGTCGTTACTGGGGCAGTATTGTTGAGCTTGAGGGATTGCACTTTGAGGCCTGTTATTATCAGGGCATTGAATACTGCATCGCACATGGGATTGATATCTTTGATGCCGGCGCGCAGGGGGAGCATAAAGTGCTGCGCGGCTTCGAGCCTGTGGCTCTTTATTCCTACCACAACATTGCCCATCCCGATTTTAAGCGGGCGATCGCACATTTTACCGAGGAGGAAGCCGCGCAAATCGAGGTGTATATACAGCAGATGCGTGAGGTGTTGCCCTATAAAAAGGGCCAATAG